Below is a genomic region from Desulfobacter sp..
CCCCGATAAAAATCGTCTTGTTTAAAAGGATGTGTTCAAGGCAATGGGCCCGCTGCACAGGCGGGGACATGAGGGGGCTGGCCTGTGTTCTGTAAAAATCGGTCACCAAACAGGCCCGCTCATGGGAAAGGGTCACGGGAGTATCAAGACTTTTTTGGCGTAATCGTTTAACTCGCTGATTCATGAATTATCCTCCAATCACCGGGCTGAACCCGTTCTTTTTAAACCAGAGGGCCACCGCCTCCACCCAATGGTTTTCTGGCGGGCGGATATGCTCGAGCGGATATTTCAGGTTCATCTGTCTGTACTTGTCCGCCCCTGTATTATGAAAGGGCAGAATATGAATATCCCTGTACCCTGTACGGGAGACCAGAAACTCAATCAACTGGGTGATGTTTTCATCCGAATCCGTCATGGAGGGGATCAACGGAAACCGCAATTTTAACGAGACTGCAAGCTTGTCCAGCATCTCAAGATTGGAAAAAATAATCCGGGAAGATTTTCCAATCATAGTGTCATGAATTTTTTCATCAAAAATTTTAATATCATACAAGACCAGATCAACGGCCTTGGCAGCAGATTCAATCACAGTTGCCGGGGCAAATCCGCTGGTATCCAGGCAGGTATGAATATGTTTTTCCCTGCAGGCCCGGATCAGGTCCATGAGAAGCCTGGGCCGGCTCAAGGGTTCTCCCCCCGAAAAGGTAACCCCGCCGTTGGATTCATCATAATAAATAATATCCTTTTCAATCTCCCGGACCAGGTCATGGACAAGGCCGGGCCGCAGCCGGCTCCATTGCCTGGCTTTCAGGGTTATGGCACCAGGGACAGGACAAGGGGCAGCCCTGAAAAAACAAAGTGGTCCGGATGCCGGGGCCGTCATGGATGGAATACCGCTGAATCCTGAATATCTCCGGGCCATGGTCTTTCATTGATCCTTACC
It encodes:
- a CDS encoding glycyl-radical enzyme activating protein yields the protein MARRYSGFSGIPSMTAPASGPLCFFRAAPCPVPGAITLKARQWSRLRPGLVHDLVREIEKDIIYYDESNGGVTFSGGEPLSRPRLLMDLIRACREKHIHTCLDTSGFAPATVIESAAKAVDLVLYDIKIFDEKIHDTMIGKSSRIIFSNLEMLDKLAVSLKLRFPLIPSMTDSDENITQLIEFLVSRTGYRDIHILPFHNTGADKYRQMNLKYPLEHIRPPENHWVEAVALWFKKNGFSPVIGG